The Synechocystis sp. PCC 6714 genome includes the window AGGGATCGCTACAAATTGTATATCCCAGCTAAAAAAATGACCCAAGGGGCGAAGGTTTTATATGTTTCCTATCCCGAAAATTTTGACGGTACCTTCGATGTGGAGAAAGTTCGGGTAGAAACTAAACGCCAGGGTAACATTGAAATTGAAGACGTAGTTTGGGACAAAGAAAGCCGCTTTCTACAAATCGTTTTGGCGCAACCAGCAGAACCCAATAGCCAAGTGACCATTACCCTTTCCAATGTTACTAACCCCAGCTTAGGAACTTATTACATGGTGGCCGATGCCATG containing:
- a CDS encoding DUF2808 domain-containing protein; its protein translation is MSMPSIPKFSQAKFSKKLLALLSLSGVLVMGLPAISFAQGNSGFTIFSGVDNRSDILDYYLQFNGRSGQRDRYKLYIPAKKMTQGAKVLYVSYPENFDGTFDVEKVRVETKRQGNIEIEDVVWDKESRFLQIVLAQPAEPNSQVTITLSNVTNPSLGTYYMVADAMVSGDIPVRVYLGTWIVSINR